A portion of the Krasilnikovia cinnamomea genome contains these proteins:
- a CDS encoding sensor domain-containing diguanylate cyclase has product MLDGVSVRGGTDAHLQALRALNAVSKRVHSSLDLTETLDAVAEGVVEAAGFGLAAVNLAEPNGDFTVVSAAGSDELRRSMVGTRGSAEHWHELFRRAERWGALYFVDHRKGIPEDLCTWIPDIPEPEDPDGWHPHDCLFAPLMAPSGEWVGVLSVDLPVGGRRPGPEQLEVLSLFAEHAAIAILHARMHSSLERSKARLQYAATHDPLTGLPNRAWLRSRVDALLRQPAREVGVMVVDLDGFKRVNDAAGHEAGDEVLMVVARRMQRHLREGDLLARMGGDEFVAVLAGDDVTRAVHEMAARFRAVVAQPVVGRTGTHRVTASVGCAIGTVADGFSRLLRVADTEMYRAKRLRLDPEPTR; this is encoded by the coding sequence ATGCTGGACGGTGTGAGCGTACGGGGCGGCACCGATGCACATCTGCAGGCGTTGCGGGCGCTCAACGCGGTCAGTAAGCGCGTACACAGCAGCCTGGATCTCACCGAGACCCTGGACGCCGTGGCCGAGGGGGTGGTGGAGGCGGCCGGCTTCGGCCTCGCGGCGGTGAACCTGGCCGAGCCCAACGGCGACTTCACGGTCGTCTCCGCCGCCGGCAGCGACGAGCTGCGCCGCTCGATGGTGGGCACCCGGGGCAGCGCGGAACACTGGCACGAGCTGTTCCGCCGCGCCGAACGCTGGGGCGCGCTGTACTTCGTCGACCACCGCAAGGGGATCCCGGAGGATCTGTGCACCTGGATCCCGGACATCCCCGAGCCGGAGGACCCGGACGGCTGGCACCCGCACGACTGCCTGTTCGCCCCGCTGATGGCGCCGTCCGGCGAGTGGGTCGGGGTGCTCAGCGTCGACCTGCCGGTCGGTGGCCGGCGACCCGGCCCGGAGCAGCTCGAGGTGCTCTCGCTGTTCGCGGAGCACGCGGCGATCGCCATCCTGCACGCCCGCATGCACTCGTCGCTGGAGCGCAGCAAGGCCCGTCTGCAGTACGCCGCGACCCACGACCCGCTGACCGGCCTGCCCAACCGCGCCTGGTTGCGGTCCCGGGTGGACGCGCTGCTACGCCAGCCCGCCCGCGAGGTCGGGGTCATGGTGGTGGACCTGGACGGCTTCAAGCGGGTCAACGACGCCGCCGGTCACGAGGCCGGCGACGAGGTGCTCATGGTGGTGGCCCGGCGGATGCAGCGGCACCTGCGCGAGGGGGACCTGCTGGCCCGGATGGGCGGCGACGAGTTCGTGGCCGTGCTGGCCGGCGACGACGTGACCCGGGCGGTGCACGAGATGGCCGCCCGGTTCCGCGCCGTGGTCGCCCAGCCGGTCGTGGGGCGTACCGGGACGCACCGGGTCACCGCCAGCGTGGGCTGCGCGATCGGCACGGTGGCGGACGGCTTCTCCCGGCTGCTCCGGGTCGCGGACACGGAGATGTACCGCGCCAAGCGGCTTCGTCTCGACCCGGAGCCCACCCGCTGA